The Juglans microcarpa x Juglans regia isolate MS1-56 chromosome 2S, Jm3101_v1.0, whole genome shotgun sequence genome has a window encoding:
- the LOC121252148 gene encoding uncharacterized protein LOC121252148 isoform X1: MSDSLLYLASSQSYFSTSPLQYFPTKVRNFPFPSTSTAVPTLKFSPFSQRLVGKGNWVLRKNRIHATSGDSEPSTSDPSARLSEENATVPSSGGNPSSSFLSILCPLLKLFSGGDPSQERNYGLEVATSSMSTLARFPWGAKVLSNTLNGQEITTDPPMRLQLFEFEACPFCRRVREAMTELDLSVEVFPCPKGSVRHREIVRRSGGKEQFPFLIDPNSGISLYESGDIVNYLFEQYSGRSPSAGLLESTLFTGWMPTILRAGRGMTLWEKARQDPPPKKLELFSSENNPYARIVREALCELELPYILHNVGEGSGRTKLLLDASGSNEVLWHGPCTITITGRRQMRTHSVPYFIDPNTGVRFGDYKKILSYLFQTYAAATV, translated from the exons ATGTCGGACTCGTTGTTATATCTGGCTTCCTCTCAGTCCTATTTCTCAACCTCACCGCTTCAATATTTTCCTACGAAGGTTAGGAACTTCCCATTCCCGAGCACTTCAACTGCAGTTCCTACTCTGAAATTCTCACCATTTTCTCAAAGGTTAGTGGGAAAAGGGAACTGGGTTCTTCGCAAAAACAGAATTCATGCAACATCTGGGGATTCGGAACCCAGTACAAGTGATCCATCCGCCCGTTTGTCCGAGGAAAATGCTACAGTTCCCAGCAGTGGCGGCAACCCATCCTCCAGTTTTTTGTCTATTCTTTGTCCCCTGCTCAAGCTCTTCTCT GGAGGAGATCCTTCTCAAGAGCGAAATTATGGTTTGGAG GTAGCAACATCTTCCATGTCCACCTTGGCTAGATTTCCATGGGGAGCAAAAGTGCTATCAAATACTTTAAACGGCCAAGAGATCACCACAGATCCTCCTATGCGTTTGCAACTTTTTGAATTTG AGGCATGTCCTTTTTGCCGGAGGGTTCGAGAGGCCATGACAGAACTAGATCTTTCTGTAGAG GTCTTTCCCTGTCCAAAAGGCTCTGTAAGGCATAGAGAAATTGTTAGAAGATCCGGGGGCAAAGAACA GTTCCCTTTCCTCATTGACCCAAATTCTGGTATTTCATTGTATGAAAGCG GTGATATTGTGAATTACCTATTTGAGCAATACAGTGGGAGAAGCCCATCCGCTGGACTTTTGGAAAG CACATTGTTCACGGGATGGATGCCTACAATTCTTCGAGCAGGTAGAGGAATGACATTGTGGGAAAAGGCCAGACAAGATCCACCACCCAAGAAATTGGAACTTTTCTCATCTGAAAACAATCCA TATGCGCGAATTGTGCGTGAGGCACTATGTGAGTTGGAGCTTCCATACATTCTCCATAATGTGGGAGAAGGTTCTGGGCGGACAAAGCTACTTCTTGATGCATCCGGATCAAATGAG GTCCTATGGCATGGGCCTTGCACGATCACTATTACAGGGAGAAGACAAATGCGCACACACAGT GTACCTTATTTCATTGATCCCAACACCGGTGTTCGGTTTGGTGACTACAAGAAGATCTTGTCTTATCTGTTCCAGACATATGCGGCAGCCACTGTATAG
- the LOC121252149 gene encoding glucuronoxylan 4-O-methyltransferase 3-like produces the protein MKSKIQLSINLKLILLCFFFLILVLLIVRSSISPSQSPIPEIHLSNSTNSTQGPESATSSACSSLLTPTCTKTPPSLANALIHYATTNITPQQTLKEISVSARVLAKKSPCNFLVFGLGHDSLMWTALNHGGRTVFLEEDKAWIGQIQQRLPTLESYHVVYDTKVHQADELMRIGMEEECKDVSDPRFSKCQLALKGFPNEVYDIEWDLIMVDAPTGYHDDAPGRMSAIYTAGLMARNREVGETDVFVHDVDRVVEEKFSRTFLCEGYLREQEGRIRHFTIPSHRARLGRPFCP, from the coding sequence ATGAAGTCAAAAATTCAACTTTCCATCAACCTCAAGCTCATCCTCCtctgctttttctttctcatcctcGTCCTTTTGATAGTAAGATCGAGCATTTCACCTTCCCAGTCACCCATCCCAGAAATCCACCTCTCAAATTCAACAAATTCCACCCAAGGGCCAGAATCAGCAACATCTTCAGCATGCTCATCGCTCCTCACACCAACTTGCACCAAAACCCCACCTTCCCTAGCCAACGCTCTCATCCACTATGCAACAACCAACATCACCCCACAACAAACCTTGAAGGAAATCTCAGTATCAGCAAGAGTCCTAGCAAAGAAATCCCCATGCAACTTCTTGGTCTTTGGCCTTGGCCACGACAGCCTCATGTGGACAGCACTCAACCATGGTGGTCGCACGGTTTTCCTGGAAGAAGACAAGGCCTGGATCGGGCAAATCCAACAACGTTTACCCACATTAGAGTCATACCACGTTGTATACGACACCAAGGTTCACCAGGCAGACGAGCTTATGAGAATTGGAATGGAAGAAGAATGCAAAGATGTGAGTGATCCAAGATTCTCCAAGTGCCAACTTGCCCTCAAGGGCTTTCCAAATGAGGTGTACGACATAGAGTGGGACTTGATAATGGTTGATGCGCCTACTGGGTATCATGATGATGCACCAGGGAGGATGAGTGCCATTTACACTGCTGGGTTGATGGCTAGGAATAGAGAGGTGGGGGAAACGGATGTGTTTGTTCATGATGTAGATAGAGTTGTGGAGGAAAAGTTCTCAAGGACTTTTCTTTGTGAAGGGTACTTGAGGGAACAAGAAGGGAGGATAAGGCATTTCACTATTCCAAGTCATAGGGCTCGTCTGGGCAGACCCTTTTGCCCATAG
- the LOC121252148 gene encoding uncharacterized protein LOC121252148 isoform X4: MSDSLLYLASSQSYFSTSPLQYFPTKVRNFPFPSTSTAVPTLKFSPFSQRLVGKGNWVLRKNRIHATSGDSEPSTSDPSARLSEENATVPSSGGNPSSSFLSILCPLLKLFSGGDPSQERNYGLEVATSSMSTLARFPWGAKVLSNTLNGQEITTDPPMRLQLFEFEACPFCRRVREAMTELDLSVEVFPCPKGSVRHREIVRRSGGKEQFPFLIDPNSGISLYESGDIVNYLFEQYSGRSPSAGLLESTLFTGWMPTILRAGRGMTLWEKARQDPPPKKLELFSSENNPVPYFIDPNTGVRFGDYKKILSYLFQTYAAATV, translated from the exons ATGTCGGACTCGTTGTTATATCTGGCTTCCTCTCAGTCCTATTTCTCAACCTCACCGCTTCAATATTTTCCTACGAAGGTTAGGAACTTCCCATTCCCGAGCACTTCAACTGCAGTTCCTACTCTGAAATTCTCACCATTTTCTCAAAGGTTAGTGGGAAAAGGGAACTGGGTTCTTCGCAAAAACAGAATTCATGCAACATCTGGGGATTCGGAACCCAGTACAAGTGATCCATCCGCCCGTTTGTCCGAGGAAAATGCTACAGTTCCCAGCAGTGGCGGCAACCCATCCTCCAGTTTTTTGTCTATTCTTTGTCCCCTGCTCAAGCTCTTCTCT GGAGGAGATCCTTCTCAAGAGCGAAATTATGGTTTGGAG GTAGCAACATCTTCCATGTCCACCTTGGCTAGATTTCCATGGGGAGCAAAAGTGCTATCAAATACTTTAAACGGCCAAGAGATCACCACAGATCCTCCTATGCGTTTGCAACTTTTTGAATTTG AGGCATGTCCTTTTTGCCGGAGGGTTCGAGAGGCCATGACAGAACTAGATCTTTCTGTAGAG GTCTTTCCCTGTCCAAAAGGCTCTGTAAGGCATAGAGAAATTGTTAGAAGATCCGGGGGCAAAGAACA GTTCCCTTTCCTCATTGACCCAAATTCTGGTATTTCATTGTATGAAAGCG GTGATATTGTGAATTACCTATTTGAGCAATACAGTGGGAGAAGCCCATCCGCTGGACTTTTGGAAAG CACATTGTTCACGGGATGGATGCCTACAATTCTTCGAGCAGGTAGAGGAATGACATTGTGGGAAAAGGCCAGACAAGATCCACCACCCAAGAAATTGGAACTTTTCTCATCTGAAAACAATCCA GTACCTTATTTCATTGATCCCAACACCGGTGTTCGGTTTGGTGACTACAAGAAGATCTTGTCTTATCTGTTCCAGACATATGCGGCAGCCACTGTATAG
- the LOC121252148 gene encoding uncharacterized protein LOC121252148 isoform X2 encodes MSDSLLYLASSQSYFSTSPLQYFPTKVRNFPFPSTSTAVPTLKFSPFSQRLVGKGNWVLRKNRIHATSGDSEPSTSDPSARLSEENATVPSSGGNPSSSFLSILCPLLKLFSGGDPSQERNYGLEVATSSMSTLARFPWGAKVLSNTLNGQEITTDPPMRLQLFEFEACPFCRRVREAMTELDLSVEVFPCPKGSVRHREIVRRSGGKEQFPFLIDPNSGISLYESGDIVNYLFEQYSGRSPSAGLLESTLFTGWMPTILRAGRGMTLWEKARQDPPPKKLELFSSENNPYARIVREALCELELPYILHNVGEGSGRTKLLLDASGSNEVPYFIDPNTGVRFGDYKKILSYLFQTYAAATV; translated from the exons ATGTCGGACTCGTTGTTATATCTGGCTTCCTCTCAGTCCTATTTCTCAACCTCACCGCTTCAATATTTTCCTACGAAGGTTAGGAACTTCCCATTCCCGAGCACTTCAACTGCAGTTCCTACTCTGAAATTCTCACCATTTTCTCAAAGGTTAGTGGGAAAAGGGAACTGGGTTCTTCGCAAAAACAGAATTCATGCAACATCTGGGGATTCGGAACCCAGTACAAGTGATCCATCCGCCCGTTTGTCCGAGGAAAATGCTACAGTTCCCAGCAGTGGCGGCAACCCATCCTCCAGTTTTTTGTCTATTCTTTGTCCCCTGCTCAAGCTCTTCTCT GGAGGAGATCCTTCTCAAGAGCGAAATTATGGTTTGGAG GTAGCAACATCTTCCATGTCCACCTTGGCTAGATTTCCATGGGGAGCAAAAGTGCTATCAAATACTTTAAACGGCCAAGAGATCACCACAGATCCTCCTATGCGTTTGCAACTTTTTGAATTTG AGGCATGTCCTTTTTGCCGGAGGGTTCGAGAGGCCATGACAGAACTAGATCTTTCTGTAGAG GTCTTTCCCTGTCCAAAAGGCTCTGTAAGGCATAGAGAAATTGTTAGAAGATCCGGGGGCAAAGAACA GTTCCCTTTCCTCATTGACCCAAATTCTGGTATTTCATTGTATGAAAGCG GTGATATTGTGAATTACCTATTTGAGCAATACAGTGGGAGAAGCCCATCCGCTGGACTTTTGGAAAG CACATTGTTCACGGGATGGATGCCTACAATTCTTCGAGCAGGTAGAGGAATGACATTGTGGGAAAAGGCCAGACAAGATCCACCACCCAAGAAATTGGAACTTTTCTCATCTGAAAACAATCCA TATGCGCGAATTGTGCGTGAGGCACTATGTGAGTTGGAGCTTCCATACATTCTCCATAATGTGGGAGAAGGTTCTGGGCGGACAAAGCTACTTCTTGATGCATCCGGATCAAATGAG GTACCTTATTTCATTGATCCCAACACCGGTGTTCGGTTTGGTGACTACAAGAAGATCTTGTCTTATCTGTTCCAGACATATGCGGCAGCCACTGTATAG
- the LOC121253090 gene encoding putative methyltransferase At1g22800, mitochondrial, translating to MRAFSLYQRNSLSLWRRKKPCCLFSSGSLSSDASTNNTDEVQNSRVKVFDRHLKRKQRDRAAWLMRPKDCLVDTVADNLLDRLEDCKKAFPTALCLGGSLEAIRRLSRGRGAIEKLIMMDTSYDMVKVCKDAEKDMHDGNIETSFMVGDEEFLPLKESSVDLVISCLGLHWTNDLPGAMIQCRLALKPDGLFLASILGGETLKELRIACTVAQMEREGGISPRVSPLAQVRDAGNLLTRAGFSLPGVDVDEHIVKYPSALALIEHLRAMGETNALLQRNPILKKETALATAAIYDSMFAAEDGTIPATFQVIYMTGWREHSSQQKAKRRGSATISFKDIQNEFGSES from the exons ATGAGAGCCTTCTCCCTGTATCAGAGAAACTCATTGTCACTGTGGAGAAGGAAAAAACCGTGCTGTCTCTTCTCCTCCGGTTCACTCTCTTCGGACGCAAGCACTAACAACACCGATGAGGTCCAGAACTCGAGGGTTAAGGTTTTTGATCGCCACCTCAAACGCAAACAG CGTGATCGAGCCGCTTGGTTGATGCGTCCAAAGGACTGTTTGGTTGATACTGTTGCCGACAATTTATTGGATCGCTTGGAG GATTGTAAAAAAGCATTTCCAACAGCATTATGTTTGGGGGGTTCATTGGAAGCCATCAGGCGCTTGTCACGTGGTCGTG GTGCCATTGAAAAGCTCATTATGATGGATACATCATATGACATGGTAAAAGTTTGCAAGGATGCTGAGAAGGATATGCATGATGGAAACATTGAAACCTCCTTTATGGTTGGTGATGAGGAGTTTTTGCCTCTGAAAGAAAG CTCTGTGGATCTGGTAATAAGTTGCTTGGGGCTCCACTGGACAAATGATCTTCCAGGAGCCATGATACAG TGTAGATTGGCATTGAAGCCTGATGGCCTGTTCTTAGCATCTATTCTTGGTGGAGAAACCTTAAA GGAACTGAGAATAGCCTGCACTGTGGCACAAATGGAGCGTGAAGGAGGCATCAGTCCACGAGTATCACCTTTGGCACaa GTGCGGGATGCGGGTAATCTTTTGACTAGAGCAGGCTTCAGCCTTCCAGGTGTTGATGTCGATGAACATATTGTTAAATATCCAAGTG CTCTGGCACTGATAGAACATTTGCGTGCAATGGGGGAGACTAATGCTCTTCTACAAAGGAATCCT ATCCTAAAGAAAGAAACAGCCCTGGCAACTGCAGCTATTTATGACTCAATGTTTGCAGCAGAAGATGGAACCATCCCTGCAACCTTCCAG GTTATTTACATGACAGGGTGGAGGGAACATTCCTCTCAGCAGAAGGCCAAAAGGAGGGGGTCTGCCACCATATCCTTCAAGGACATTCAGAATGAGTTTGGAAGTGAGAGTTGA
- the LOC121252870 gene encoding lysine histidine transporter-like 5, with product MANGANVDRDHQAQTGGTGQEADLNKWLPVTASRKAKWWYSAFHNVTAMVGAGILGLPFAISQLGWIPGIVSILGSWLITFYSLWQLVELHEAVPGKRFDRYHELGQHAFGEKLGYWIVVPQQACVQAATTIVYSVTGGKSLKKFFDLLIPSANGVRQTYFILIFSCLQLVISQTPNFNSLKGISLLAAVMSLCYSLVAFVASTIRGSHNHNLITYGVRSHSTGGQIFDALNALGTIAFAFAAHSVALEIQATIPSSSQKPSKKPMWRGCLWAYITVAFCYLSVSISGFWAFGNAVDDDILVSLEKPRLLIAIANLMVFFHVLGSYQVFAMPLFDLLESFLVLKLHFTPGRALRLIGRSTYVALAGFIAMCVPFFGGLLGFFGGLVFASTSFFLPCIIWLVIRKPKTWSFHWVASWVSIILGLMIAFFAPIGGLRQIIVSAKTYKIFS from the exons ATG GCAAACGGTGCAAATGTGGATAGAGATCATCAGGCTCAAACTGGGGGAACTGGTCAGGAAGCAGATCTGAATAAATGGCTACCAGTAACTGCATCCAGGAAAGCAAAGTGGTGGTACTCAGCCTTCCACAATGTTACTGCTATGGTGGGTGCTGGGATACTAGGCTTGCCATTTGCAATATCCCAACTTGGCTG GATCCCTGGAATCGTATCCATATTGGGTTCTTGGTTGATCACTTTCTATTCGTTGTGGCAACTGGTTGAATTGCATGAAGCAGTGCCCGGAAAGCGGTTTGATCGGTATCATGAATTGGGACAGCATGCTTTTGGTGAGAAACTCGGGTACTGGATTGTTGTCCCTCAGCAAGCCTGCGTTCAGGCGGCTACAACCATAGTGTATTCGGTTACAGGCGGGAAGTCGTTGAAGAAGTTCTTTGATCTGCTCATTCCGAGCGCTAATGGTGTTAGACAAACATATTTCATCCTCATCTTTTCTTGCCTGCAACTTGTTATCTCCCAAACCCCTAATTTTAATTCCTTGAAAGGAATTTCCCTACTTGCTGCAGTGATGTCTTTATG TTACTCATTGGTGGCTTTTGTGGCATCAACCATTAGGGGCAGTCATAATCACAATTTAATTACATATGGAGTTCGATCTCACTCAACAGGGGGACAAATCTTTGATGCTCTAAATGCACTTGGGACCATAGCATTTGCGTTTGCAGCACACAGTGTGGCCCTAGAAATTCAGGCCACAATCCCTTCATCTTCACAGAAGCCCTCAAAGAAGCCAATGTGGCGAGGTTGCCTTTGGGCTTATATCACTGTTGCCTTCTGCTATCTCTCTGTCTCAATATCTGGTTTCTGGGCTTTTGGCAACGCTGTGGATGACGATATTCTCGTTTCACTGGAAAAACCACGTTTGCTTATTGCCATTGCGAACCTTATGGTGTTTTTCCATGTCCTAGGAAGTTATCAG GTTTTTGCTATGCCCCTATTCGACTTGCTAGAGTCATTTTTGGTCCTCAAGTTACATTTCACACCTGGACGAGCTCTACGCCTCATTGGGCGTAGTACATATGTTG CCCTAGCAGGATTTATTGCAATGTGCGTTCCGTTCTTTGGAGGATTGTTAGGATTCTTTGGAGGACTAGTATTTGCGTCAACATCATTCTTT CTACCATGCATAATCTGGCTCGTCATTCGAAAACCGAAAACATGGAGCTTTCATTGGGTCGCATCTTGG GTGTCGATCATCCTGGGCCTCATGATTGCATTCTTCGCACCCATAGGAGGATTAAGACAAATTATCGTTTCGGCCAAGACCTACAAAATCTTCtcctag
- the LOC121251965 gene encoding UPF0301 protein MAB_4928c-like: MDLWALHVKNSTRTPILLRNSSPEIPISLNLRKKVNSFRKVGDCGFFEVRVLRKRRVFTSSSLVIRAMAKKNHENSGNGDRSIPEGDGVKKNNSSDGNNSNDTASNKSHRIKLDWREFRANLFAREQSEKAESDAHSEGVKPHESKSLGLKWAHPIPVPETGCVLVATEKLDGVRTFERTVVLLLRSGTRHPQEGPFGVVINHPLHKKIKHMKPSNLDLASTFSDCSLHFGGPLEASMFLLKTGEKSKLPGFEEVIPGLCFGTRNSLDEAAGLVKKGVLKPQDFRFFVGYAGWQLDQLREEIESDYWYVAACSSNLISGCLSDSSSEGLWEEILQLMGGHYSELSRKPKQDM; encoded by the exons ATGGATCTGTGGGCCTTGCATGTCAAGAACTCCACTCGAACCCCTATCTTGCTCAGAAACTCGTCTCCGGAGATACCCATATCCTTGAACCTGCGAAAAAAAGTCAATTCTTTCCGCAAAGTTGGGGATTGTGGGTTCTTTGAGGTCAGGGTTTTGAGAAAGCGCAGGGTTTTCACTTCTTCTTCGTTGGTTATCAGAGCTATGGCGAAGAAGAATCACGAAAACTCCG GAAACGGTGATCGATCTATTCCAGAAGGAGATGGTGTGAAAAAGAACAATTCTTCTGATGGAAACAACTCCAATGACACTGCTTCCAATAAATCACACCGTATAAAATTGGACTGGAGAGAGTTTAGAGCAAATTTATTTGCTCGGGAACAG TCAGAGAAGGCAGAGTCTGATGCTCACAGTGAAGGTGTGAAACCCCACGAGTCCAAATCTCTTGGCCTAAAATGGGCCCATCCTATTCCAGTTCCTGAAACTGGCTGTGTCCTTGTTGCCACAGAAAAGCTTGACGGAGTGCGAACTTTTGAAAGAACCGTTGTTCTCCTTCTCAGATCTGGAACCAGACACCCACAAGAAGGCCCATTTGGAGTCGTCATCAACCACCCTCTTCACAAAAAGATCAAACACATGAAACCCAGTAATCTTGATCTAGCAAGCACTTTTTCTGATTGTTCCTTGCATTTTGGAGGTCCTCTTGAGGCAAGCATGTTTTTGTTAAAAACCGGAGAAAAGTCCAAGCTTCCTGGGTTTGAAGAGGTGATCCCTGGCCTCTGCTTTGGCACTCGAAACAGTTTGGATGAAGCTGCAGGGCTGGTAAAGAAGGGTGTTCTTAAGCCTCAGGATTTCAGGTTCTTTGTCGGTTATGCTGGGTGGCAGCTGGACCAATTGAGAGAGGAGATTGAATCTGACTACTGGTATGTGGCTGCTTGCAGCTCAAACCTGATTAGTGGGTGTCTATCGGATTCTTCATCAGAAGGTTTATGGGAGGAGATTTTGCAGCTAATGGGCGGTCACTACTCAGAATTGAGCCGGAAGCCTAAGCAAGATATGTAG
- the LOC121253648 gene encoding GDSL esterase/lipase At1g71691-like, translating to MHRDTVHKHPFMAKYLRSSTSLLVFLIMVFMINAASGQGGGSGREMVPAMFIFGDSLIDNGNNNNLPSFAKANYFPYGIDFNGGPTGRFSNGYTMVDEIAELLGLPLIPAYSQASGEQVLHGVNYASAAAGILDITGRNFVGRIPFDEQIGNFQSTLDQITDSLGADDASRAIGRCIFFVGMGSNDYLNNYLMPNFPTRNQYNAQQYADFLAAQYTQQLTKLYNLGARKFVLAGLGLMGCIPSILAQSPSGTCSEEVNLLVQPFNANVKTMINNLSANLPGVRFTYMDVAHMFEDIVANARTYGFSVVNRGCCGIGRNRGQITCLPFQTPCSDRDQYVFWDAFHPTEKVNIIMARKAFNGDQTFIYPMNIEQLANLDNEIN from the exons ATGCACAGAGACACAGTACACAAACACCCATTCATGGCTAAATATTTGAGGTCATCTACCAGCTTGCTGGTGTTTTTGATCATGGTGTTCATGATCAATGCAGCTTCAGGCCAAGGTGGAGGTAGTGGGAGAGAGATGGTGCCTGCCATGTTCATATTCGGAGACTCTCTCATTGACAATGGCAACAATAACAACCTTCCTTCCTTTGCCAAGGCCAACTATTTCCCTTACGGCATTGATTTCAATGGCGGCCCTACCGGCCGTTTCTCCAATGGCTACACCATGGTCGATGAAATAG CTGAATTGCTTGGACTACCTTTGATTCCTGCATACTCTCAAGCTTCCGGTGAACAAGTTCTTCACGGAGTGAACTACGCCTCTGCGGCCGCCGGAATCCTCGATATCACTGGAAGGAATTTT GTGGGTCGCATACCGTTCGATGAACAGATCGGAAACTTCCAGAGTACGCTCGATCAGATAACAGATAGTCTAGGTGCAGATGATGCTTCCCGGGCAATCGGACGGTGCATATTTTTCGTTGGGATGGGCAGTAATGACTACCTAAACAATTACCTTATGCCGAATTTCCCAACCAGGAATCAGTACAATGCACAACAATATGCTGATTTCTTGGCCGCACAGTACACCCAACAACTCACC AAACTGTACAATCTTGGAGCCAGGAAATTTGTTCTAGCAGGGCTTGGCTTAATGGGTTGCATTCCGAGCATCTTGGCTCAAAGCCCAAGCGGAACTTGCTCAGAAGAAGTCAATCTTCTTGTTCAACCTTTTAATGCAAACGTGAAGACAATGATCAACAACCTCAGTGCCAATCTACCAGGAGTCAGATTCACTTATATGGACGTTGCCCATATGTTTGAAGACATCGTCGCCAATGCTAGAACTTATG GATTTAGTGTTGTAAATCGTGGCTGCTGTGGCATCGGGCGAAACAGAGGTCAGATCACGTGTCTTCCGTTCCAAACACCATGTTCAGACCGAGACCAGTATGTGTTCTGGGACGCATTTCACCCAACAGAAAAGGTTAACATCATCATGGCGAGGAAGGCTTTCAATGGAGACCAAACCTTTATTTATCCGATGAATATCGAGCAGCTTGCAAATCTCGATAATGAGATTAATTAA
- the LOC121252148 gene encoding uncharacterized protein LOC121252148 isoform X3 — MSDSLLYLASSQSYFSTSPLQYFPTKVRNFPFPSTSTAVPTLKFSPFSQRLVGKGNWVLRKNRIHATSGDSEPSTSDPSARLSEENATVPSSGGNPSSSFLSILCPLLKLFSGGDPSQERNYGLEVATSSMSTLARFPWGAKVLSNTLNGQEITTDPPMRLQLFEFEACPFCRRVREAMTELDLSVEVFPCPKGSVRHREIVRRSGGKEQFPFLIDPNSGISLYESGDIVNYLFEQYSGRSPSAGLLESTLFTGWMPTILRAGRGMTLWEKARQDPPPKKLELFSSENNPYARIVREALCELELPYILHNVGEGSGRTKLLLDASGSNEVLWHGPCTITITGRRQMRTHSVCIL; from the exons ATGTCGGACTCGTTGTTATATCTGGCTTCCTCTCAGTCCTATTTCTCAACCTCACCGCTTCAATATTTTCCTACGAAGGTTAGGAACTTCCCATTCCCGAGCACTTCAACTGCAGTTCCTACTCTGAAATTCTCACCATTTTCTCAAAGGTTAGTGGGAAAAGGGAACTGGGTTCTTCGCAAAAACAGAATTCATGCAACATCTGGGGATTCGGAACCCAGTACAAGTGATCCATCCGCCCGTTTGTCCGAGGAAAATGCTACAGTTCCCAGCAGTGGCGGCAACCCATCCTCCAGTTTTTTGTCTATTCTTTGTCCCCTGCTCAAGCTCTTCTCT GGAGGAGATCCTTCTCAAGAGCGAAATTATGGTTTGGAG GTAGCAACATCTTCCATGTCCACCTTGGCTAGATTTCCATGGGGAGCAAAAGTGCTATCAAATACTTTAAACGGCCAAGAGATCACCACAGATCCTCCTATGCGTTTGCAACTTTTTGAATTTG AGGCATGTCCTTTTTGCCGGAGGGTTCGAGAGGCCATGACAGAACTAGATCTTTCTGTAGAG GTCTTTCCCTGTCCAAAAGGCTCTGTAAGGCATAGAGAAATTGTTAGAAGATCCGGGGGCAAAGAACA GTTCCCTTTCCTCATTGACCCAAATTCTGGTATTTCATTGTATGAAAGCG GTGATATTGTGAATTACCTATTTGAGCAATACAGTGGGAGAAGCCCATCCGCTGGACTTTTGGAAAG CACATTGTTCACGGGATGGATGCCTACAATTCTTCGAGCAGGTAGAGGAATGACATTGTGGGAAAAGGCCAGACAAGATCCACCACCCAAGAAATTGGAACTTTTCTCATCTGAAAACAATCCA TATGCGCGAATTGTGCGTGAGGCACTATGTGAGTTGGAGCTTCCATACATTCTCCATAATGTGGGAGAAGGTTCTGGGCGGACAAAGCTACTTCTTGATGCATCCGGATCAAATGAG GTCCTATGGCATGGGCCTTGCACGATCACTATTACAGGGAGAAGACAAATGCGCACACACAGTGTATGCATCTTATAA